A window of the Janthinobacterium agaricidamnosum NBRC 102515 = DSM 9628 genome harbors these coding sequences:
- a CDS encoding glycoside hydrolase family 18 protein, protein MTLLHSCLRMLACAPLLLPLLSSGAAPAHEIVAYYPGWKSAAFPVTRQNINPHHVSVIQYAFADICWDGRHGNPDPAAGGVKPCLDEKGRPASPANGTLLLAAPQADAANLQALAALKKENPALRVLLSAGGWDWSNRFSDMAHTPATRRAFIASSLAMLRRFQLDGLDIDWEHPTAVGVPCSAGHVCNRPADKQNYIALARELRSAFDLAGKADGKHYLITIAAGAHSGFVKDRDGADSTKWIVELARSLDWINLMTYDYHGVWDKNNGAVAPLYADPADPAAATGFDADTTVSRFLAAGVAPAKLVLGMPFYGYGWSACAAGPRGDGLYQACGGAAAGNADTPTFSYAHLVEQGYLVPGVDGQPERGGNGFTRHWNSAAKVPYLYNPASQVFISYDDTQSLREKNRYIKAKGLRGGMFWELSGDDAGHRLGQALAADLLAPEERR, encoded by the coding sequence ATGACCCTTTTACACTCCTGTTTGCGGATGCTGGCCTGCGCACCGCTGCTATTGCCGCTGCTGTCGTCCGGCGCCGCGCCGGCCCATGAAATCGTGGCCTATTATCCGGGCTGGAAATCGGCGGCATTCCCGGTCACCCGGCAGAATATCAATCCGCATCATGTCAGCGTGATCCAGTATGCGTTTGCCGATATATGCTGGGATGGCCGGCATGGCAATCCCGATCCGGCCGCCGGCGGCGTCAAGCCCTGCCTGGATGAAAAGGGCCGGCCGGCCAGCCCCGCCAACGGCACGCTGCTGCTGGCCGCGCCGCAAGCCGACGCCGCCAACCTGCAAGCGCTGGCCGCGCTGAAAAAGGAAAACCCGGCCTTGCGGGTGCTGCTCTCGGCCGGCGGCTGGGACTGGTCCAACCGTTTTTCCGACATGGCGCACACGCCGGCCACGCGCCGCGCGTTCATCGCATCGTCGCTGGCCATGCTGCGTCGTTTTCAACTGGACGGCCTGGATATCGACTGGGAGCATCCGACCGCGGTCGGCGTGCCGTGCAGCGCCGGCCATGTTTGCAACCGGCCGGCCGACAAGCAGAATTACATCGCGCTGGCGCGCGAATTGCGCAGCGCGTTCGACCTGGCCGGCAAGGCCGACGGCAAGCATTACCTGATCACCATCGCGGCCGGCGCGCATAGCGGTTTTGTCAAGGACCGCGATGGCGCCGACAGCACAAAATGGATCGTCGAACTGGCGCGCAGCCTGGACTGGATCAACTTGATGACCTACGATTACCACGGCGTGTGGGATAAAAACAATGGCGCCGTCGCGCCGCTGTACGCCGACCCGGCCGACCCTGCGGCCGCCACCGGTTTTGATGCCGACACTACCGTGTCGCGCTTCCTGGCTGCCGGCGTGGCGCCCGCCAAGCTGGTGCTGGGCATGCCGTTTTACGGCTACGGCTGGAGCGCTTGCGCCGCCGGTCCGCGCGGCGACGGACTGTACCAGGCCTGCGGCGGTGCGGCTGCCGGCAACGCCGACACGCCGACCTTCAGCTACGCCCACCTGGTCGAACAAGGTTACCTGGTGCCGGGCGTGGACGGCCAGCCCGAGCGTGGCGGCAACGGCTTTACGCGCCACTGGAACAGCGCCGCCAAAGTGCCCTACCTGTACAACCCGGCCAGCCAGGTGTTCATCAGCTACGACGATACGCAATCGCTGCGCGAGAAAAACCGCTACATCAAGGCCAAGGGGCTACGCGGCGGCATGTTCTGGGAGTTGAGTGGCGACGATGCCGGCCACCGGCTGGGCCAGGCCCTGGCCGCCGACTTGCTCGCGCCGGAGGAACGCCGATGA